A single genomic interval of Gouania willdenowi chromosome 22, fGouWil2.1, whole genome shotgun sequence harbors:
- the jmjd7 gene encoding bifunctional peptidase and (3S)-lysyl hydroxylase JMJD7 isoform X3 codes for MESVRERLIRLSEEAHDYLGQSVPFLDAPPDPLLFYRDWIGPNRPCIIRNACSHWPALNKWTNEYLREKVGSKVISVAITPNGYADAVLGDRFVMPEERQMSLSSVLDIMEGKELPELTSDMEPHVPWMSTALGKLPDAVNFWLGEASAVTSMHKDHYENLFCVISGEKQFLLLPPTDRPFIPYGNHGNPHLTAHCIHGNHLQEGVYQPAVYHQRDDGEFEVIDLSDSEKVPWIPIDPLDPDLTHYPQYQQAHPISCTVRAGEMLFLPSLWFHHVRQSHGCIAVNFWYDMDFDIKYNYFQLLEGMSDLLINSSE; via the exons ATGGAGTCTGTGAGAGAACGTTTGATCCGATTATCAGAGGAGGCTCACG ATTACCTCGGCCAATCAGTGCCCTTCCTGGACGCACCACCTGACCCGCTGCTCTTCTACCGCGACTGGATTGGTCCAAACAGACCCTGCATCATCCGCAACGCCTGCTCCCATTGGCCGGCCCTCAACAAGTGGACCAATGAGTACCTGAG GGAGAAGGTGGGGTCAAAGGTAATCAGCGTGGCCATTACACCCAACGGGTACGCAGACGCTGTGCTCGGAGATCGATTCGTTATGCCCGAAGAACGACAGATGAGCCTCAGCTCTGTGCTCGACATCATGGAGGGAAAG GAACTCCCTGAGCTGACCAGTGACATGGAGCCTCATGTGCCCTGGATGAGCACAGCTCTGG gtaAACTCCCTGATGCCGTGAACTTCTGGCTTGGTGAAGCGAGTGCCGTCACCTCCA TGCACAAAGATCATTATGAGAACTTGTTCTGCGTCATTTCGGGAGAAAAGCAATTCCTTCTGCTGCCGCCGACAGACCGCCCCTTCATTCCCTACGGTAACCACGGCAACCCACATCTGACTGCCCACTGTATCCATGGTAACCATCTCCAGGAGG GTGTGTACCAGCCTGCTGTTTATCATCAGAGGGACGACGGTGAGTTCGAGGTCATCGATCTGAGCGACTCTGAGAAG GTGCCATGGATCCCCATCGACCCGTTGGACCCCGACCTGACCCACTACCCTCAGTACCAGCAGGCTCATCCAATCAGCTGCACCGTGAGGGCCGGAGAGATGTTGTTCCTCCCCTCACTGTGGTTTCACCACGTCAGGCAGTCACACGGCTGCATCGCAG TGAACTTTTGGTACGACATGGACTTCGACATCAAGTATAATTATTTCCAGTTGCTTGAAGGAATGAGTGACCTGTTAATAAACTCCTCTGAGTAG
- the jmjd7 gene encoding bifunctional peptidase and (3S)-lysyl hydroxylase JMJD7 isoform X1 — protein MESVRERLIRLSEEAHDYLGQSVPFLDAPPDPLLFYRDWIGPNRPCIIRNACSHWPALNKWTNEYLREKVGSKVISVAITPNGYADAVLGDRFVMPEERQMSLSSVLDIMEGKMKVGGVVYVQKQCSNLLQELPELTSDMEPHVPWMSTALGKLPDAVNFWLGEASAVTSMHKDHYENLFCVISGEKQFLLLPPTDRPFIPYGNHGNPHLTAHCIHGNHLQEGVYQPAVYHQRDDGEFEVIDLSDSEKVPWIPIDPLDPDLTHYPQYQQAHPISCTVRAGEMLFLPSLWFHHVRQSHGCIAVNFWYDMDFDIKYNYFQLLEGMSDLLINSSE, from the exons ATGGAGTCTGTGAGAGAACGTTTGATCCGATTATCAGAGGAGGCTCACG ATTACCTCGGCCAATCAGTGCCCTTCCTGGACGCACCACCTGACCCGCTGCTCTTCTACCGCGACTGGATTGGTCCAAACAGACCCTGCATCATCCGCAACGCCTGCTCCCATTGGCCGGCCCTCAACAAGTGGACCAATGAGTACCTGAG GGAGAAGGTGGGGTCAAAGGTAATCAGCGTGGCCATTACACCCAACGGGTACGCAGACGCTGTGCTCGGAGATCGATTCGTTATGCCCGAAGAACGACAGATGAGCCTCAGCTCTGTGCTCGACATCATGGAGGGAAAG ATGAAGGTTGGGGGCGTGGTCTACGTTCAGAAACAATGCTCCAATCTGCTGCAGGAACTCCCTGAGCTGACCAGTGACATGGAGCCTCATGTGCCCTGGATGAGCACAGCTCTGG gtaAACTCCCTGATGCCGTGAACTTCTGGCTTGGTGAAGCGAGTGCCGTCACCTCCA TGCACAAAGATCATTATGAGAACTTGTTCTGCGTCATTTCGGGAGAAAAGCAATTCCTTCTGCTGCCGCCGACAGACCGCCCCTTCATTCCCTACGGTAACCACGGCAACCCACATCTGACTGCCCACTGTATCCATGGTAACCATCTCCAGGAGG GTGTGTACCAGCCTGCTGTTTATCATCAGAGGGACGACGGTGAGTTCGAGGTCATCGATCTGAGCGACTCTGAGAAG GTGCCATGGATCCCCATCGACCCGTTGGACCCCGACCTGACCCACTACCCTCAGTACCAGCAGGCTCATCCAATCAGCTGCACCGTGAGGGCCGGAGAGATGTTGTTCCTCCCCTCACTGTGGTTTCACCACGTCAGGCAGTCACACGGCTGCATCGCAG TGAACTTTTGGTACGACATGGACTTCGACATCAAGTATAATTATTTCCAGTTGCTTGAAGGAATGAGTGACCTGTTAATAAACTCCTCTGAGTAG
- the jmjd7 gene encoding bifunctional peptidase and (3S)-lysyl hydroxylase JMJD7 isoform X2 — protein MESVRERLIRLSEEAHDYLGQSVPFLDAPPDPLLFYRDWIGPNRPCIIRNACSHWPALNKWTNEYLREKVGSKVISVAITPNGYADAVLGDRFVMPEERQMSLSSVLDIMEGKMKVGGVVYVQKQCSNLLQELPELTSDMEPHVPWMSTALGKLPDAVNFWLGEASAVTSMHKDHYENLFCVISGEKQFLLLPPTDRPFIPYGNHGNPHLTAHCIHGVYQPAVYHQRDDGEFEVIDLSDSEKVPWIPIDPLDPDLTHYPQYQQAHPISCTVRAGEMLFLPSLWFHHVRQSHGCIAVNFWYDMDFDIKYNYFQLLEGMSDLLINSSE, from the exons ATGGAGTCTGTGAGAGAACGTTTGATCCGATTATCAGAGGAGGCTCACG ATTACCTCGGCCAATCAGTGCCCTTCCTGGACGCACCACCTGACCCGCTGCTCTTCTACCGCGACTGGATTGGTCCAAACAGACCCTGCATCATCCGCAACGCCTGCTCCCATTGGCCGGCCCTCAACAAGTGGACCAATGAGTACCTGAG GGAGAAGGTGGGGTCAAAGGTAATCAGCGTGGCCATTACACCCAACGGGTACGCAGACGCTGTGCTCGGAGATCGATTCGTTATGCCCGAAGAACGACAGATGAGCCTCAGCTCTGTGCTCGACATCATGGAGGGAAAG ATGAAGGTTGGGGGCGTGGTCTACGTTCAGAAACAATGCTCCAATCTGCTGCAGGAACTCCCTGAGCTGACCAGTGACATGGAGCCTCATGTGCCCTGGATGAGCACAGCTCTGG gtaAACTCCCTGATGCCGTGAACTTCTGGCTTGGTGAAGCGAGTGCCGTCACCTCCA TGCACAAAGATCATTATGAGAACTTGTTCTGCGTCATTTCGGGAGAAAAGCAATTCCTTCTGCTGCCGCCGACAGACCGCCCCTTCATTCCCTACGGTAACCACGGCAACCCACATCTGACTGCCCACTGTATCCATG GTGTGTACCAGCCTGCTGTTTATCATCAGAGGGACGACGGTGAGTTCGAGGTCATCGATCTGAGCGACTCTGAGAAG GTGCCATGGATCCCCATCGACCCGTTGGACCCCGACCTGACCCACTACCCTCAGTACCAGCAGGCTCATCCAATCAGCTGCACCGTGAGGGCCGGAGAGATGTTGTTCCTCCCCTCACTGTGGTTTCACCACGTCAGGCAGTCACACGGCTGCATCGCAG TGAACTTTTGGTACGACATGGACTTCGACATCAAGTATAATTATTTCCAGTTGCTTGAAGGAATGAGTGACCTGTTAATAAACTCCTCTGAGTAG
- the jmjd7 gene encoding bifunctional peptidase and (3S)-lysyl hydroxylase JMJD7 isoform X4 translates to MESVRERLIRLSEEAHDYLGQSVPFLDAPPDPLLFYRDWIGPNRPCIIRNACSHWPALNKWTNEYLREKVGSKVISVAITPNGYADAVLGDRFVMPEERQMSLSSVLDIMEGKMKVGGVVYVQKQCSNLLQELPELTSDMEPHVPWMSTALGKLPDAVNFWLGEASAVTSMHKDHYENLFCVISGEKQFLLLPPTDRPFIPYGVYQPAVYHQRDDGEFEVIDLSDSEKVPWIPIDPLDPDLTHYPQYQQAHPISCTVRAGEMLFLPSLWFHHVRQSHGCIAVNFWYDMDFDIKYNYFQLLEGMSDLLINSSE, encoded by the exons ATGGAGTCTGTGAGAGAACGTTTGATCCGATTATCAGAGGAGGCTCACG ATTACCTCGGCCAATCAGTGCCCTTCCTGGACGCACCACCTGACCCGCTGCTCTTCTACCGCGACTGGATTGGTCCAAACAGACCCTGCATCATCCGCAACGCCTGCTCCCATTGGCCGGCCCTCAACAAGTGGACCAATGAGTACCTGAG GGAGAAGGTGGGGTCAAAGGTAATCAGCGTGGCCATTACACCCAACGGGTACGCAGACGCTGTGCTCGGAGATCGATTCGTTATGCCCGAAGAACGACAGATGAGCCTCAGCTCTGTGCTCGACATCATGGAGGGAAAG ATGAAGGTTGGGGGCGTGGTCTACGTTCAGAAACAATGCTCCAATCTGCTGCAGGAACTCCCTGAGCTGACCAGTGACATGGAGCCTCATGTGCCCTGGATGAGCACAGCTCTGG gtaAACTCCCTGATGCCGTGAACTTCTGGCTTGGTGAAGCGAGTGCCGTCACCTCCA TGCACAAAGATCATTATGAGAACTTGTTCTGCGTCATTTCGGGAGAAAAGCAATTCCTTCTGCTGCCGCCGACAGACCGCCCCTTCATTCCCTACG GTGTGTACCAGCCTGCTGTTTATCATCAGAGGGACGACGGTGAGTTCGAGGTCATCGATCTGAGCGACTCTGAGAAG GTGCCATGGATCCCCATCGACCCGTTGGACCCCGACCTGACCCACTACCCTCAGTACCAGCAGGCTCATCCAATCAGCTGCACCGTGAGGGCCGGAGAGATGTTGTTCCTCCCCTCACTGTGGTTTCACCACGTCAGGCAGTCACACGGCTGCATCGCAG TGAACTTTTGGTACGACATGGACTTCGACATCAAGTATAATTATTTCCAGTTGCTTGAAGGAATGAGTGACCTGTTAATAAACTCCTCTGAGTAG
- the jmjd7 gene encoding bifunctional peptidase and (3S)-lysyl hydroxylase JMJD7 isoform X6, giving the protein MESVRERLIRLSEEAHDYLGQSVPFLDAPPDPLLFYRDWIGPNRPCIIRNACSHWPALNKWTNEYLREKVGSKVISVAITPNGYADAVLGDRFVMPEERQMSLSSVLDIMEGKMKVGGVVYVQKQCSNLLQELPELTSDMEPHVPWMSTALGKLPDAVNFWLGEASAVTSMHKDHYENLFCVISGEKQFLLLPPTDRPFIPYGNHGNPHLTAHCIHGVYQPAVYHQRDDGAMDPHRPVGPRPDPLPSVPAGSSNQLHREGRRDVVPPLTVVSPRQAVTRLHRSELLVRHGLRHQV; this is encoded by the exons ATGGAGTCTGTGAGAGAACGTTTGATCCGATTATCAGAGGAGGCTCACG ATTACCTCGGCCAATCAGTGCCCTTCCTGGACGCACCACCTGACCCGCTGCTCTTCTACCGCGACTGGATTGGTCCAAACAGACCCTGCATCATCCGCAACGCCTGCTCCCATTGGCCGGCCCTCAACAAGTGGACCAATGAGTACCTGAG GGAGAAGGTGGGGTCAAAGGTAATCAGCGTGGCCATTACACCCAACGGGTACGCAGACGCTGTGCTCGGAGATCGATTCGTTATGCCCGAAGAACGACAGATGAGCCTCAGCTCTGTGCTCGACATCATGGAGGGAAAG ATGAAGGTTGGGGGCGTGGTCTACGTTCAGAAACAATGCTCCAATCTGCTGCAGGAACTCCCTGAGCTGACCAGTGACATGGAGCCTCATGTGCCCTGGATGAGCACAGCTCTGG gtaAACTCCCTGATGCCGTGAACTTCTGGCTTGGTGAAGCGAGTGCCGTCACCTCCA TGCACAAAGATCATTATGAGAACTTGTTCTGCGTCATTTCGGGAGAAAAGCAATTCCTTCTGCTGCCGCCGACAGACCGCCCCTTCATTCCCTACGGTAACCACGGCAACCCACATCTGACTGCCCACTGTATCCATG GTGTGTACCAGCCTGCTGTTTATCATCAGAGGGACGACG GTGCCATGGATCCCCATCGACCCGTTGGACCCCGACCTGACCCACTACCCTCAGTACCAGCAGGCTCATCCAATCAGCTGCACCGTGAGGGCCGGAGAGATGTTGTTCCTCCCCTCACTGTGGTTTCACCACGTCAGGCAGTCACACGGCTGCATCGCAG TGAACTTTTGGTACGACATGGACTTCGACATCAAGTATAA
- the jmjd7 gene encoding bifunctional peptidase and (3S)-lysyl hydroxylase JMJD7 isoform X5 codes for MESVRERLIRLSEEAHDYLGQSVPFLDAPPDPLLFYRDWIGPNRPCIIRNACSHWPALNKWTNEYLREKVGSKVISVAITPNGYADAVLGDRFVMPEERQMSLSSVLDIMEGKMKVGGVVYVQKQCSNLLQELPELTSDMEPHVPWMSTALGKLPDAVNFWLGEASAVTSMHKDHYENLFCVISGEKQFLLLPPTDRPFIPYGNHGNPHLTAHCIHGNHLQEGVYQPAVYHQRDDGAMDPHRPVGPRPDPLPSVPAGSSNQLHREGRRDVVPPLTVVSPRQAVTRLHRSELLVRHGLRHQV; via the exons ATGGAGTCTGTGAGAGAACGTTTGATCCGATTATCAGAGGAGGCTCACG ATTACCTCGGCCAATCAGTGCCCTTCCTGGACGCACCACCTGACCCGCTGCTCTTCTACCGCGACTGGATTGGTCCAAACAGACCCTGCATCATCCGCAACGCCTGCTCCCATTGGCCGGCCCTCAACAAGTGGACCAATGAGTACCTGAG GGAGAAGGTGGGGTCAAAGGTAATCAGCGTGGCCATTACACCCAACGGGTACGCAGACGCTGTGCTCGGAGATCGATTCGTTATGCCCGAAGAACGACAGATGAGCCTCAGCTCTGTGCTCGACATCATGGAGGGAAAG ATGAAGGTTGGGGGCGTGGTCTACGTTCAGAAACAATGCTCCAATCTGCTGCAGGAACTCCCTGAGCTGACCAGTGACATGGAGCCTCATGTGCCCTGGATGAGCACAGCTCTGG gtaAACTCCCTGATGCCGTGAACTTCTGGCTTGGTGAAGCGAGTGCCGTCACCTCCA TGCACAAAGATCATTATGAGAACTTGTTCTGCGTCATTTCGGGAGAAAAGCAATTCCTTCTGCTGCCGCCGACAGACCGCCCCTTCATTCCCTACGGTAACCACGGCAACCCACATCTGACTGCCCACTGTATCCATGGTAACCATCTCCAGGAGG GTGTGTACCAGCCTGCTGTTTATCATCAGAGGGACGACG GTGCCATGGATCCCCATCGACCCGTTGGACCCCGACCTGACCCACTACCCTCAGTACCAGCAGGCTCATCCAATCAGCTGCACCGTGAGGGCCGGAGAGATGTTGTTCCTCCCCTCACTGTGGTTTCACCACGTCAGGCAGTCACACGGCTGCATCGCAG TGAACTTTTGGTACGACATGGACTTCGACATCAAGTATAA
- the jmjd7 gene encoding bifunctional peptidase and (3S)-lysyl hydroxylase JMJD7 isoform X7: MESVRERLIRLSEEAHDYLGQSVPFLDAPPDPLLFYRDWIGPNRPCIIRNACSHWPALNKWTNEYLREKVGSKVISVAITPNGYADAVLGDRFVMPEERQMSLSSVLDIMEGKMKVGGVVYVQKQCSNLLQELPELTSDMEPHVPWMSTALGKLPDAVNFWLGEASAVTSMHKDHYENLFCVISGEKQFLLLPPTDRPFIPYGVYQPAVYHQRDDGAMDPHRPVGPRPDPLPSVPAGSSNQLHREGRRDVVPPLTVVSPRQAVTRLHRSELLVRHGLRHQV, encoded by the exons ATGGAGTCTGTGAGAGAACGTTTGATCCGATTATCAGAGGAGGCTCACG ATTACCTCGGCCAATCAGTGCCCTTCCTGGACGCACCACCTGACCCGCTGCTCTTCTACCGCGACTGGATTGGTCCAAACAGACCCTGCATCATCCGCAACGCCTGCTCCCATTGGCCGGCCCTCAACAAGTGGACCAATGAGTACCTGAG GGAGAAGGTGGGGTCAAAGGTAATCAGCGTGGCCATTACACCCAACGGGTACGCAGACGCTGTGCTCGGAGATCGATTCGTTATGCCCGAAGAACGACAGATGAGCCTCAGCTCTGTGCTCGACATCATGGAGGGAAAG ATGAAGGTTGGGGGCGTGGTCTACGTTCAGAAACAATGCTCCAATCTGCTGCAGGAACTCCCTGAGCTGACCAGTGACATGGAGCCTCATGTGCCCTGGATGAGCACAGCTCTGG gtaAACTCCCTGATGCCGTGAACTTCTGGCTTGGTGAAGCGAGTGCCGTCACCTCCA TGCACAAAGATCATTATGAGAACTTGTTCTGCGTCATTTCGGGAGAAAAGCAATTCCTTCTGCTGCCGCCGACAGACCGCCCCTTCATTCCCTACG GTGTGTACCAGCCTGCTGTTTATCATCAGAGGGACGACG GTGCCATGGATCCCCATCGACCCGTTGGACCCCGACCTGACCCACTACCCTCAGTACCAGCAGGCTCATCCAATCAGCTGCACCGTGAGGGCCGGAGAGATGTTGTTCCTCCCCTCACTGTGGTTTCACCACGTCAGGCAGTCACACGGCTGCATCGCAG TGAACTTTTGGTACGACATGGACTTCGACATCAAGTATAA